In one window of Shewanella goraebulensis DNA:
- a CDS encoding endonuclease/exonuclease/phosphatase family protein, whose translation MKMFKSAAALAVGVALLTGCNDETNNYYPGEPAPETTDVRIGAYNLSFDRSTFEDLVAEMALTVAEQDELMDKWFDESLSDEELAVAEKVIQIRNVAAIIQTERPAILWMGEFNNDGTAESQQAIQGFRLNYLTVPQNALGSTSEEFEALEPIQFGYFENFATNTGLLSGHDLNHDGKVALPDDAWGFGFYHGQYAFSLLSQYPIDTDNIRTFQDFKWKDMPGETNPTIINCEDENNPIPEGKACGDEWYSAEAWAEKPMSSKNHVDAPIIIPTADGDKVIHLLMSHPTPPIFDTVTENNKLLNRAEIKFWDDYTSGEGSYIYDDEGNKGGIDSDASFVILGDLNADPESGDGYLDTIKDLMYSDQVNQLATHGIYAPSSLGGPECLSNGECKEENWGTKYPDLVTSTSGLRLDHVIPSSDLNVTDSGVFWPATFEEGRLMMNDERVGNWGGGGKSVSSDHRLVWINVEL comes from the coding sequence ATGAAAATGTTTAAATCAGCTGCAGCTTTAGCTGTCGGTGTGGCGTTGCTTACGGGTTGCAACGACGAAACAAACAACTACTATCCAGGTGAACCAGCACCTGAAACAACGGATGTACGCATCGGTGCTTATAACTTGTCATTTGACAGAAGTACCTTTGAAGATCTTGTCGCTGAAATGGCGTTAACCGTCGCAGAGCAAGATGAATTAATGGATAAATGGTTCGATGAGTCTCTTAGCGACGAAGAACTAGCTGTGGCAGAAAAGGTTATTCAAATTCGTAACGTTGCTGCAATTATCCAAACTGAACGACCTGCAATCTTATGGATGGGTGAATTCAATAACGATGGTACAGCAGAAAGCCAACAAGCAATTCAAGGTTTCCGTTTAAACTACCTGACTGTGCCACAAAATGCGTTAGGTTCAACGTCTGAAGAATTTGAAGCCCTTGAGCCAATACAATTTGGTTATTTTGAAAACTTCGCCACTAATACTGGCCTATTAAGTGGTCACGACTTGAACCACGATGGTAAAGTTGCCCTTCCTGATGATGCTTGGGGCTTTGGCTTCTACCACGGTCAATATGCATTCAGCTTACTGTCTCAATACCCAATTGATACAGATAACATCCGTACTTTCCAAGACTTCAAATGGAAAGACATGCCAGGTGAAACCAACCCAACCATCATTAACTGTGAAGACGAAAACAATCCGATCCCAGAAGGAAAGGCATGTGGTGATGAATGGTACAGCGCTGAGGCATGGGCAGAAAAGCCAATGTCATCTAAAAACCATGTTGATGCACCTATTATCATTCCTACAGCAGATGGCGATAAAGTCATTCACTTATTAATGTCGCACCCAACACCACCTATTTTCGACACTGTGACTGAAAACAACAAGTTACTTAACCGTGCTGAAATCAAATTCTGGGATGATTACACATCTGGTGAAGGTAGCTATATTTACGATGACGAAGGTAACAAAGGCGGTATCGATAGCGATGCATCATTTGTTATCTTAGGTGACTTGAATGCTGATCCAGAATCTGGAGACGGCTACTTAGATACCATCAAAGACTTAATGTACAGTGACCAAGTTAACCAACTTGCTACTCACGGAATTTACGCACCAAGTAGCTTAGGCGGACCAGAGTGTTTGTCTAACGGTGAATGTAAAGAAGAAAACTGGGGCACTAAGTACCCAGATCTTGTGACCAGCACATCTGGTTTACGCTTAGACCACGTTATCCCTTCAAGTGACTTGAATGTGACTGATTCAGGTGTATTCTGGCCAGCGACTTTCGAAGAAGGTCGTCTAATGATGAATGACGAGCGTGTAGGTAATTGGGGCGGCGGCGGAAAGTCAGTATCTTCTGATCACCGTTTAGTATGGATTAACGTAGAACTTTAA
- a CDS encoding prepilin-type N-terminal cleavage/methylation domain-containing protein, protein MSIRHNNQLRGFTLIELVVVIIILGIIAVIAAPKFLNIKSDAVIANLSGIEGSLKSANSLVYSKSAIQGQESLSDGVVDLDGETVTTTFGYIKPSLDNIEKIVEGTFETVTFAQLNTPITEDWGVLDFLGFISIVIPKGYAFSDTCFVFYLSVNTTEPTYTQNTSGC, encoded by the coding sequence ATGTCAATTAGACATAACAATCAGTTAAGAGGTTTTACCTTAATTGAGCTGGTTGTAGTGATCATTATTCTAGGCATAATTGCTGTTATTGCTGCACCGAAATTCTTAAACATAAAATCCGATGCTGTTATTGCAAATCTTTCGGGAATTGAAGGAAGTTTAAAATCTGCTAACAGTTTGGTTTACTCCAAATCCGCAATTCAGGGGCAAGAGAGCCTAAGCGATGGTGTTGTTGATCTAGATGGGGAAACGGTCACAACAACTTTTGGTTATATAAAACCGTCTTTAGATAATATTGAAAAAATTGTTGAAGGCACGTTTGAAACCGTTACGTTTGCGCAGCTAAATACACCTATCACCGAAGATTGGGGAGTATTGGATTTCTTGGGGTTTATCTCTATTGTGATACCGAAAGGATATGCTTTTTCAGATACGTGTTTTGTTTTTTACTTATCAGTTAATACAACTGAACCTACCTATACTCAAAACACTAGCGGTTGTTAG
- a CDS encoding protein disulfide oxidoreductase — protein sequence MADLDKKTWTQKGLNGLKQLGIMLLLFLVVSTAVDLWRGKDIPTEVLPPISALDLDGNLVDVMAMSQEDPVLVYFWGTWCPVCNFVTPAVDIMSEHFPVVSVAMSSGSDDRLNHFLADKGYTLSTINDQQSFLAREWSVQVTPTVMVFKGGELKHYTTGFTSLPGMWWRMVFA from the coding sequence ATGGCTGATTTAGATAAAAAAACTTGGACTCAAAAAGGATTAAACGGCTTAAAACAACTAGGCATAATGTTGCTGTTGTTTTTAGTTGTTTCCACCGCTGTTGATTTGTGGCGTGGCAAGGATATTCCTACAGAAGTTTTGCCGCCTATAAGCGCTTTGGACTTGGATGGCAATTTAGTTGATGTGATGGCCATGAGCCAAGAAGACCCTGTTTTAGTCTATTTTTGGGGGACTTGGTGTCCAGTGTGCAATTTTGTTACTCCAGCCGTTGATATAATGAGCGAGCATTTTCCTGTGGTATCAGTGGCGATGAGCTCTGGTAGCGATGACAGGTTGAATCACTTCTTAGCTGATAAAGGTTACACCCTGAGTACGATTAACGATCAGCAAAGCTTTTTAGCCAGAGAGTGGTCAGTACAAGTCACACCTACTGTGATGGTATTTAAAGGCGGAGAACTCAAGCATTACACCACTGGTTTTACGAGCTTACCTGGGATGTGGTGGCGAATGGTATTTGCTTAA
- a CDS encoding acylase — protein MHLNKLMLAIGVASSVFIAGCGNDTDYSRSPEVTPEPEVTPPLQAFAPDGMLKAQIRRTAYGVPHIQADNLESLGFGSGYAQAQDNLCVMADGFVKANSERSMYFGPHASIDFATGLPTSEDNGNLVSDFAYKALKIREMAEAQYPQFSYNSRALMEGFSAGYNQFLADVEAGEQEAEPFCAGQPWVKPIEGVDIANYLFSIALLPGAANFLDLIFYANPGDGEEYLPRIVGPAPSATQTAFIQDVNSKLIARANTITTPETNPRDLGSNGWGLGKDKTENGKGMVLGNPHFPHTGNLRFWQSHITIPGQLDVMGGSLVGMPGLINIGFNKDLAWTHTFSTAEHFVMYNLELVSGDRLQYLYEGKPMPITKETVQVVVNGGAAGMLIAEKDIYTTAKGPIVEAPAALAPFGWDDGQAFMLQDANMANKDPIDHWFAMNRASNKDEFQQAFKNYDGVIFNNTMYADKEGNAFYIDDSTVPGLSDFAVSLLKTNPDIIAAREQAGFTILPGNTSIFDFDGPTPYHRAPKLERTDFVQNSNNSFWSTNLAEPLEDYSPMYGKERGQLSLRTRMALTLMEDAAGDDGKFNVDELEAAALSNRIYLNDLIFADLISQCDAQGDTAVMVSDTISKDISSACMALKGWNGKQDNDSVGGALIREFAHQFDQNSMLTVPFDYQNAAMTPNTLTTDGSALVALARAALNVEAAGFSVDAPMGTVQFVEKSLPDGSASGTKLPWPGTHNAEGGFNVFSTSLSGDDTLIPQHKYAAVMDAVSAAPLSSGLTAEGYQIRYGSSWMMAVSFTDDGPVAKGILTYSESSNVLSPSFADQSVLYSTEKQFRPLLFTEADIAASVESTTELSFQKGE, from the coding sequence ATGCATTTGAATAAACTCATGCTAGCTATTGGCGTTGCATCTTCAGTTTTTATCGCAGGTTGCGGCAATGACACTGACTACTCTCGCTCCCCTGAAGTTACCCCTGAACCTGAAGTCACACCGCCACTACAAGCTTTTGCGCCAGACGGGATGCTTAAAGCACAAATTCGCCGCACTGCCTATGGCGTTCCACATATTCAAGCCGACAACCTTGAAAGCTTGGGCTTTGGTAGCGGTTATGCTCAAGCTCAAGACAATTTATGTGTCATGGCTGACGGATTCGTAAAAGCAAACTCTGAACGTTCAATGTATTTTGGTCCACATGCCTCAATTGATTTTGCTACTGGTTTACCAACATCAGAAGATAACGGTAATTTAGTCTCGGATTTTGCCTACAAAGCATTAAAAATACGAGAAATGGCCGAAGCCCAGTATCCACAATTTAGTTATAACTCACGTGCATTAATGGAGGGTTTTAGCGCAGGCTACAATCAATTCCTAGCCGATGTTGAAGCTGGTGAGCAAGAAGCTGAGCCATTTTGTGCAGGCCAGCCTTGGGTAAAACCCATCGAAGGGGTGGATATTGCCAATTATTTATTTTCAATTGCCCTGCTCCCGGGCGCAGCAAACTTCTTAGATCTGATTTTTTACGCAAATCCTGGTGATGGCGAAGAATACTTACCTCGCATTGTTGGCCCAGCGCCTTCAGCTACTCAAACCGCGTTTATTCAAGATGTGAACAGTAAACTAATCGCTCGCGCTAATACCATTACTACCCCAGAAACTAATCCACGTGATTTAGGCTCAAACGGCTGGGGGTTAGGTAAAGATAAAACCGAAAACGGTAAAGGCATGGTATTAGGTAATCCTCACTTCCCTCATACGGGCAATCTGCGTTTTTGGCAATCTCATATCACAATTCCAGGTCAACTGGATGTTATGGGCGGATCACTCGTTGGCATGCCAGGGCTAATCAATATTGGCTTTAACAAAGACCTAGCTTGGACACATACCTTCTCAACTGCTGAACATTTCGTGATGTATAACCTTGAACTCGTCAGTGGCGATCGCCTTCAATATCTCTACGAAGGTAAACCGATGCCGATTACCAAAGAAACCGTACAAGTCGTTGTGAATGGCGGTGCTGCGGGGATGCTTATTGCTGAAAAAGACATATACACTACAGCAAAAGGCCCGATTGTCGAAGCTCCAGCAGCCCTTGCCCCCTTTGGTTGGGATGACGGTCAAGCCTTTATGCTGCAAGATGCCAACATGGCTAACAAAGATCCTATCGATCATTGGTTCGCGATGAATCGCGCTAGTAATAAAGATGAGTTTCAGCAAGCATTTAAGAACTATGACGGAGTTATTTTTAATAACACCATGTACGCCGATAAAGAAGGTAATGCCTTTTACATTGATGACTCAACAGTTCCGGGCTTAAGTGACTTTGCCGTATCGTTACTTAAAACTAATCCAGATATTATTGCAGCCAGAGAGCAAGCTGGTTTTACGATTTTACCCGGTAATACTTCAATCTTTGATTTTGACGGACCAACACCTTATCACCGCGCACCAAAGCTTGAGCGTACTGACTTTGTGCAAAACTCTAACAACTCATTCTGGTCAACTAACCTAGCTGAACCATTAGAAGATTATTCACCAATGTATGGCAAGGAACGTGGCCAGTTATCACTTCGAACCCGTATGGCACTGACATTAATGGAAGATGCCGCTGGTGATGATGGCAAGTTCAATGTTGATGAGTTAGAAGCTGCAGCATTATCAAATCGTATTTACTTAAACGATCTGATATTTGCTGATTTAATCAGCCAATGTGACGCTCAAGGCGACACAGCTGTAATGGTTAGTGACACCATATCTAAGGACATCAGCTCTGCGTGTATGGCGCTAAAAGGCTGGAATGGCAAGCAAGATAACGACAGTGTCGGCGGCGCATTGATTCGTGAGTTTGCCCATCAGTTTGATCAAAACAGCATGTTAACTGTGCCATTTGATTACCAAAATGCGGCAATGACCCCCAATACATTAACCACTGACGGCAGTGCATTGGTTGCTCTTGCTCGTGCCGCTCTAAATGTCGAAGCTGCAGGTTTTAGTGTCGACGCGCCTATGGGCACAGTTCAGTTTGTTGAAAAATCACTACCTGATGGCAGCGCTTCGGGCACTAAACTTCCTTGGCCTGGCACTCACAATGCTGAAGGTGGATTTAATGTATTCTCAACCAGTTTGTCAGGCGATGATACCTTAATACCTCAGCATAAATACGCTGCTGTAATGGATGCCGTATCAGCTGCTCCGCTTTCTTCAGGCTTAACTGCAGAGGGTTACCAAATCCGTTATGGTTCAAGCTGGATGATGGCAGTAAGCTTTACTGACGATGGCCCAGTGGCCAAAGGAATTCTTACTTACTCAGAGTCTAGTAATGTCCTTAGCCCATCGTTTGCAGATCAAAGCGTACTGTATTCAACTGAAAAGCAGTTCCGTCCATTGTTATTCACTGAAGCAGACATTGCAGCATCGGTTGAAAGCACCACAGAACTAAGCTTTCAAAAAGGTGAATAG
- a CDS encoding peptidase U32 family protein, translating to MKSKIELLAPGGDVEAIKAAIIAGADAVYCGLDTFNARNRAANISFDQLVGIIRLAHQYDCRIFLTLNIVILEQEFKTLMKLLNKLVNTTLDGVIVQDMGLLYVLRKHFPTLDIHASTQLTTHNAGQIPFLRQLGATRVNLSRELNLREITTLATVAKEHDTLLEVFVHGSLCVAFSGLCYSTSASAGNSGNRGRCSQACREEYETTESGNNFPLNIKDNSAFFDLPALIDAGVYSFKVEGRIKGASYVHTVIDSFRKQIDGYVETGELTQSGERLYKVFNRDFTNAFLRGDLNQSMFIDNPRDNSKNHLVDQLKADKGESISVVQIHDAQQQLQLDKQAINASVDDKIAHLSIEKIKLKLSFASEQDRPLTLTVTTEQNSSDLADADTKTVMFSSTSLMRPSEKLSVDKEAIEKRFKNINNANYELVELDTDQLTDGMSIPYREITTLKNELLAYLNDGIEVIAEVELPKLERHAKPAEQKPALSMLICDEEDAKLADVTEGDIYFKLPDAYKRGCTKYVDFLQQNPRLIPWFPPVLIGKDYDVALNILEQVKPPLIVTNNTGIAYRAQQLGVKWIAGPFLNTTNSYALLAMKEGFDCAGAFISNEINKQQIKQIARPNNFKMLYSIYHPILLMASRQCFFQQSVGCEKPRIDNGCMLSCDKSTSIKNLKGDSFAIDKQKAGYPSIYNQDQFLNTEIIDDLSHMFDGFMIDLTNIGAGDRESPDKVELIKQFEALLDGQFNASDTLAKMVPESTHLQYQNGL from the coding sequence ATGAAATCGAAGATTGAATTATTAGCCCCTGGTGGTGATGTCGAAGCGATTAAAGCGGCCATTATTGCGGGTGCAGATGCTGTTTATTGCGGCTTAGATACATTTAATGCCCGTAATCGCGCTGCTAATATTTCCTTCGATCAATTGGTCGGGATCATAAGACTTGCCCATCAATACGATTGTCGAATTTTCTTAACGCTTAATATCGTCATTTTAGAGCAAGAGTTTAAGACTCTGATGAAGTTGCTGAATAAATTGGTTAATACCACTTTAGATGGCGTGATCGTGCAAGATATGGGACTGCTTTATGTATTACGTAAACATTTCCCGACCTTAGATATCCATGCATCGACTCAGTTAACGACTCACAATGCGGGTCAAATTCCATTTTTAAGACAACTTGGTGCAACTCGAGTTAATTTATCTCGTGAGCTAAATCTGCGGGAAATCACTACATTGGCAACCGTAGCTAAAGAGCATGACACTTTATTAGAAGTGTTTGTTCATGGTTCATTATGTGTCGCATTCTCAGGTTTGTGTTATTCAACCTCAGCTAGCGCTGGTAATTCAGGTAACCGTGGCCGCTGTAGCCAAGCATGCCGAGAAGAATACGAAACCACAGAATCGGGCAATAACTTTCCCCTGAACATTAAAGACAATTCGGCCTTTTTTGACTTACCTGCGCTTATTGATGCTGGGGTTTATTCGTTTAAAGTTGAAGGTCGTATAAAAGGTGCAAGTTACGTTCACACCGTTATTGATAGCTTCCGAAAGCAAATTGACGGCTATGTTGAAACAGGCGAGCTAACCCAAAGCGGCGAACGTTTATATAAAGTCTTTAACCGCGATTTCACCAATGCCTTCTTGCGCGGTGACTTAAACCAATCAATGTTTATTGATAACCCACGTGATAACTCTAAAAACCACTTGGTTGATCAACTTAAAGCCGACAAAGGCGAATCTATTTCAGTGGTGCAAATCCATGATGCGCAGCAGCAACTGCAACTCGATAAGCAGGCAATCAATGCATCGGTTGACGATAAAATAGCTCACTTAAGTATTGAGAAAATCAAACTCAAGTTAAGTTTTGCCAGTGAACAAGATAGGCCACTGACATTAACGGTCACCACTGAGCAAAACAGCAGCGACTTAGCTGATGCTGACACTAAAACAGTGATGTTTAGCTCAACAAGTTTAATGCGACCAAGTGAAAAATTAAGTGTTGATAAAGAAGCGATTGAAAAACGCTTTAAAAATATCAATAACGCCAACTATGAATTAGTTGAGCTTGATACTGACCAACTTACCGATGGCATGAGTATTCCTTATCGTGAAATCACCACACTTAAAAATGAGCTATTAGCTTATTTAAATGACGGTATTGAAGTCATAGCAGAAGTGGAATTGCCAAAGCTTGAACGCCATGCAAAACCTGCTGAGCAAAAGCCTGCACTATCGATGCTGATTTGTGACGAAGAAGACGCCAAGCTTGCCGATGTGACTGAAGGGGATATTTACTTCAAGTTACCCGACGCTTACAAACGTGGTTGCACTAAATATGTCGATTTTCTGCAGCAAAATCCAAGATTAATCCCTTGGTTCCCGCCAGTACTTATTGGCAAAGACTACGATGTCGCGCTTAATATTTTAGAACAAGTGAAACCACCACTTATTGTCACCAATAACACTGGTATCGCTTACCGCGCCCAACAGCTTGGCGTTAAATGGATTGCAGGGCCGTTCTTAAACACCACTAACTCTTATGCGTTATTAGCGATGAAAGAAGGCTTTGACTGCGCTGGCGCGTTTATTTCAAATGAAATTAATAAGCAACAAATTAAGCAAATCGCCAGACCAAACAACTTTAAAATGCTTTACAGCATTTATCACCCAATTTTATTAATGGCTAGTCGTCAGTGTTTCTTCCAACAAAGTGTTGGCTGTGAAAAACCGCGTATTGATAATGGTTGTATGTTGTCCTGTGATAAGTCCACCAGCATCAAAAACCTCAAAGGCGACTCATTTGCCATTGATAAACAAAAGGCAGGTTACCCAAGTATTTATAATCAAGATCAATTTTTAAATACTGAGATTATTGACGATTTAAGCCATATGTTTGATGGCTTTATGATTGATCTAACCAATATTGGTGCAGGTGATAGAGAGTCTCCAGATAAGGTTGAACTGATTAAGCAGTTTGAAGCCTTACTCGATGGGCAATTTAATGCCAGTGATACGTTAGCCAAAATGGTGCCAGAGTCTACTCATCTGCAATACCAAAATGGTTTGTAA
- a CDS encoding protein-disulfide reductase DsbD family protein — translation MNIVKTIIFSTLMLMLASITPLANAASTGWLVNDNHPPVKVRFMLTGELDETTQTVPAILDVQLDDDWKMYWRTPGEGGIAPKIDWSESSNLDVVDWQWPTPQQYTIMGYKTQGYQHEGVFPIHLKVDDINQNTALKGKFTLSSCTTVCVLTDYELELDFVADELTADTEAMFAFNKSVSTVPQQVDSKTSAENINIGWDSIKELLQVTVLDSQWRRPQVIVDGDKETNFNPIGVTRQSQPDGSDAWVAQFEVSNWSGDPKLLEKQLNVTVSDNQRAYEYKTGVQPTSIEAAGSSLLTMMLFALIGGLILNVMPCVLPVLGMKLSSVIAAPDLQKNQIRSQFIASALGIIVSFWLLAAFVITLKFTGQAIGWGVQFQNPWFIGFMVVVTSVFAVNMLGAFEINLPSSLQTKLATTGGNDHRGHFLQGMFATLLATPCSAPFLGTAVAFALGADVLSLVVIFTALAIGMALPWILVAMFPQIARYFPKPGRWMNIVKVFFSVMLLITSLWLISLLSSFISVVVLWVVAALFVIIFFGLMAKQYGLPAVIASFSMVLMIAAIGAFATSDDWSNPLPTDLAWTPLEQTDIASSVAQGKTVFVDVTADWCITCKANKVGVILQDPVYSALKQDNITLVEGDWTTASQPITDYLQSHGRFGVPFNVVYGPNAPEGIKLPVILTTEQVLAAIERASGN, via the coding sequence TTGAATATTGTCAAAACGATCATTTTTTCTACTTTGATGTTGATGCTGGCAAGCATCACTCCATTGGCCAATGCCGCCTCGACAGGTTGGCTTGTGAATGATAATCACCCTCCAGTTAAAGTGCGCTTTATGCTGACGGGGGAATTAGATGAAACCACGCAAACGGTTCCGGCTATTTTAGATGTTCAGTTAGATGATGATTGGAAGATGTACTGGCGTACGCCGGGTGAGGGCGGAATTGCGCCTAAAATAGATTGGAGTGAGTCGTCTAACCTTGATGTGGTGGATTGGCAATGGCCAACACCGCAGCAATATACCATTATGGGTTATAAAACTCAGGGGTATCAGCACGAAGGTGTATTCCCTATTCACCTGAAAGTTGACGATATTAACCAGAATACGGCTCTGAAAGGCAAATTCACTTTGTCTTCGTGCACTACAGTATGTGTATTAACCGACTATGAACTTGAATTAGATTTTGTAGCTGACGAACTTACAGCTGACACAGAAGCGATGTTCGCATTTAACAAGTCAGTTTCTACTGTACCGCAACAGGTCGATTCAAAAACATCTGCAGAAAATATCAACATTGGCTGGGACAGCATTAAAGAATTACTGCAAGTCACAGTATTAGATAGCCAGTGGCGCAGGCCACAAGTGATTGTTGATGGCGATAAAGAGACTAACTTCAACCCGATAGGTGTGACTCGTCAATCTCAACCCGATGGCAGTGATGCTTGGGTGGCGCAATTTGAAGTATCAAATTGGTCAGGGGATCCAAAACTATTAGAGAAACAACTTAATGTCACGGTGAGCGACAATCAGCGTGCATATGAATATAAAACTGGAGTACAGCCAACTTCAATAGAAGCTGCAGGTAGCTCGCTACTAACTATGATGTTGTTCGCCCTTATAGGTGGCTTAATTCTTAATGTCATGCCGTGTGTATTACCTGTATTAGGCATGAAACTTAGCTCAGTCATTGCGGCGCCAGATCTACAAAAAAATCAAATTCGTTCACAATTTATTGCCTCAGCTTTAGGTATCATTGTGTCATTTTGGCTGTTGGCTGCCTTTGTTATTACGCTTAAATTTACAGGTCAAGCCATTGGCTGGGGAGTGCAATTCCAAAACCCATGGTTTATTGGCTTTATGGTGGTAGTGACCTCAGTATTTGCAGTTAATATGCTTGGGGCATTTGAAATTAACTTGCCATCGAGTTTGCAAACTAAGTTGGCAACCACAGGCGGTAATGATCATCGTGGTCACTTCTTGCAAGGAATGTTTGCGACATTGTTAGCGACACCATGCAGTGCACCGTTTTTAGGTACTGCTGTCGCATTTGCATTAGGGGCGGATGTATTGAGTCTAGTGGTGATATTTACTGCGCTAGCCATTGGTATGGCACTGCCTTGGATATTAGTGGCAATGTTCCCACAGATTGCCCGCTATTTCCCTAAACCTGGCCGTTGGATGAACATCGTTAAAGTGTTCTTCTCGGTAATGTTATTGATAACTAGTTTGTGGTTAATCAGCTTGTTATCTAGCTTTATCAGCGTGGTGGTGTTGTGGGTGGTTGCGGCATTATTCGTCATTATATTCTTTGGTCTGATGGCTAAACAATATGGTCTACCTGCTGTGATTGCTAGCTTTAGCATGGTGCTAATGATTGCTGCTATTGGCGCGTTCGCTACGTCAGATGATTGGTCAAATCCTCTGCCGACAGATTTAGCATGGACGCCGCTAGAGCAAACCGATATTGCTAGCAGCGTAGCTCAGGGTAAAACGGTATTTGTGGATGTGACAGCGGATTGGTGTATTACCTGTAAAGCCAACAAGGTTGGGGTAATACTACAAGACCCAGTTTACTCTGCGTTAAAGCAAGACAACATAACCTTGGTTGAAGGTGATTGGACAACGGCGTCTCAGCCAATTACTGATTACTTACAAAGCCATGGTCGCTTTGGCGTGCCATTTAACGTTGTATATGGCCCTAACGCGCCAGAAGGTATTAAGTTACCAGTGATATTAACCACTGAGCAAGTACTTGCTGCCATTGAGCGTGCATCAGGTAATTAA
- a CDS encoding glutathione S-transferase: MNKIMDLPVLYSLRNCPFAMRARIAIYKSQQAVLLRDLVLSDKPAEMLLASPKGTVPVVVTPNGTVIEESYELMLWALTQGDPDDLLCADNDEAFDAMLTLIYQFDSEFKRCLENYKCAKRYSESNIAECRQACEIYIEQLEKLLSQHSYLMADRESLADIALLPFIRQFARVERQWYLQSPYPNLRAWLNRYLQSKMFSKVMTKHPLWLENKEDVVFGG, translated from the coding sequence ATGAATAAAATCATGGATTTACCCGTACTCTATTCGTTAAGAAATTGTCCGTTTGCAATGCGGGCAAGAATTGCAATTTATAAGTCACAGCAAGCTGTTTTACTGCGTGATTTAGTTTTGAGCGATAAACCCGCTGAAATGTTACTGGCTTCACCTAAGGGAACCGTGCCTGTTGTGGTAACCCCAAACGGTACGGTTATCGAAGAAAGTTACGAGCTGATGCTTTGGGCGTTAACTCAAGGTGATCCTGATGATTTATTGTGTGCTGATAATGATGAAGCGTTTGATGCCATGCTGACGCTTATTTATCAATTTGATAGTGAGTTTAAACGCTGTCTAGAAAATTATAAATGCGCCAAACGATATAGTGAGTCGAATATTGCTGAGTGCCGACAGGCATGTGAAATCTATATCGAACAGTTAGAAAAGTTGTTGTCTCAGCACAGTTATTTAATGGCAGACAGAGAAAGCTTGGCTGATATCGCGCTATTGCCGTTTATTCGTCAGTTTGCCCGTGTTGAGCGGCAATGGTATCTACAGTCGCCATATCCCAATTTAAGAGCTTGGCTTAATCGTTATTTGCAAAGCAAGATGTTCAGTAAAGTGATGACGAAACATCCTTTATGGCTCGAGAATAAAGAGGATGTTGTGTTCGGTGGTTGA
- a CDS encoding winged helix-turn-helix transcriptional regulator, with translation MKQSKVLFSKRSAPEKSARMVETIYGCKWSLTVYQLLVNDINRPGAMVNHVEGLTTKVLNECLKRNVEFGILERLTFNEIPPRVEYQVTEFGQKFLRILDELEKLQLELEADESKFAP, from the coding sequence ATGAAACAATCAAAGGTGTTATTTTCAAAAAGGTCTGCGCCAGAAAAAAGTGCGCGGATGGTTGAAACAATTTATGGATGTAAGTGGTCACTGACCGTGTATCAACTATTAGTAAACGACATTAATCGTCCCGGTGCAATGGTGAATCATGTTGAAGGGTTAACCACAAAAGTGCTGAATGAATGCCTTAAGCGAAACGTTGAATTTGGTATTTTAGAAAGACTGACATTTAATGAAATACCGCCAAGAGTAGAATATCAAGTCACTGAATTTGGTCAAAAGTTTTTACGGATTTTAGATGAACTAGAAAAACTGCAACTAGAACTGGAAGCGGATGAAAGCAAATTTGCTCCGTAA